One region of Candidatus Cetobacterium colombiensis genomic DNA includes:
- the ispH gene encoding 4-hydroxy-3-methylbut-2-enyl diphosphate reductase, producing the protein MEIVRAEKMGFCFGVKKAVETCYKISNYKDKKKYILGMVVHNKDVVREMENIGFVTVNEEDILNGKDSLKKGDIIIIRAHGTTSQIVEILKNKEVEIYDATCIFVDKIKEILLEQEALGDEIIFIGDKEHPEVKGIISFGKKVKVFKNLKELKENPVDSSKEYSVLTQTTLNKSKFLEIKEYLEKNYSKAKIFDRICGATSERQEATKKLAKECDIVIVIGDLKSSNSKKLLEVALAENLKSYLVQNETELDLSIFSKNMKVGITAGASTPEDIIKKIENKIRGNFDV; encoded by the coding sequence GTGGAGATAGTAAGAGCTGAAAAGATGGGGTTTTGTTTTGGAGTAAAAAAAGCTGTTGAAACTTGTTATAAAATATCTAATTATAAGGATAAGAAAAAATATATTTTAGGAATGGTAGTTCATAATAAAGATGTAGTAAGAGAAATGGAAAATATTGGATTTGTTACTGTAAACGAAGAAGATATTTTAAATGGAAAAGATTCTCTAAAAAAAGGGGATATAATTATAATAAGAGCTCATGGAACAACTTCTCAAATAGTAGAAATATTAAAAAATAAAGAGGTTGAAATTTATGATGCTACATGTATTTTTGTAGATAAAATAAAAGAAATTTTATTAGAACAAGAAGCTTTAGGTGATGAAATAATTTTTATTGGAGATAAAGAGCATCCTGAAGTTAAAGGAATAATTTCTTTTGGAAAAAAAGTAAAAGTTTTTAAAAATTTAAAAGAATTAAAAGAAAATCCAGTGGATAGTAGTAAAGAATATTCAGTACTAACACAAACGACGTTAAATAAAAGTAAATTTTTAGAGATAAAAGAATATTTAGAAAAAAACTATTCAAAAGCTAAGATATTTGATAGGATATGTGGAGCAACTAGTGAAAGACAGGAAGCTACTAAAAAATTAGCAAAAGAATGCGATATAGTTATTGTAATAGGAGATTTAAAGAGCTCAAACAGTAAAAAACTTCTTGAAGTTGCACTAGCTGAGAATTTAAAAAGCTATTTAGTTCAAAATGAAACTGAACTAGATTTATCTATATTTTCTAAAAATATGAAAGTTGGTATAACAGCTGGAGCATCGACACCAGAAGATATTATAAAAAAAATAGAAAATAAAATAAGGGGGAACTTTGATGTCTAA
- a CDS encoding S1 RNA-binding domain-containing protein — protein sequence MSNFDYYEEFEALLNEYMPVKEDEEIKKKVTGTIMNMDRNFTYLEVPGEPKAIRVRTEELTDYNVGDEVEVLVVSQAEEDDSLVLIGSKRRIDMEIGAEKLEAAYKNHDIITGKILKRVKGGYIVDVFHQQSFLPNSLSEIPVEQGENFVGKEIAVIVKEVKEDKKGKKVLLSRKEIVAAKELEAIDKLSIGEVVKATVLEVLDFGLTVKLDGTRGFIHISEVDWKKTGDLHKLYKVGQVIEAKIIEIEREKRNVKLSIKALTKNPWEIIAENNKVGQEVTGKVTRIVNYGAFVELIPGVEGLIHSSDFSWTSKKVNVNNFVKLGDEVKVVITELNPQERKLKLGIKQLSSNPWENAAEKFAVGKTVEGTVVEVKPFGIFVQVEEGVDGFIHNSDFAWVGSKKYSKGDKVEFKVVELNLEDQKIKGSIKDLTKNPWDIALENYKVGNRVEKEIKNIQDFGMFVKLGEGVDGFIPTQLASKDFIKSLKDSFKVGQMVLAEIVEIDTEKKRIKLSIKKVQLEKEKNENKELIEKYGTSSSEE from the coding sequence ATGTCTAACTTTGATTACTATGAAGAATTTGAAGCATTACTAAATGAGTATATGCCTGTAAAAGAGGATGAAGAAATAAAAAAGAAGGTTACTGGAACAATAATGAATATGGATAGAAACTTTACATATTTAGAAGTGCCTGGAGAACCAAAAGCTATAAGAGTAAGAACAGAAGAGTTGACAGATTATAATGTAGGAGATGAAGTAGAAGTTCTAGTGGTATCACAAGCAGAAGAAGATGATTCTTTAGTTTTAATTGGTTCTAAGAGAAGAATTGATATGGAAATTGGAGCTGAAAAACTAGAGGCAGCATATAAGAATCACGATATAATCACTGGAAAAATATTAAAAAGAGTAAAAGGTGGATACATAGTAGACGTATTTCATCAACAAAGCTTCTTACCAAATTCATTATCTGAAATCCCAGTAGAGCAAGGTGAAAATTTTGTAGGGAAAGAAATTGCTGTTATTGTAAAAGAAGTAAAAGAAGATAAAAAAGGTAAGAAAGTTTTATTATCGAGAAAAGAAATTGTTGCAGCAAAAGAATTAGAAGCAATAGACAAATTATCTATTGGTGAAGTTGTAAAAGCTACAGTTTTAGAAGTTCTAGATTTTGGATTAACTGTGAAACTTGATGGAACTAGAGGATTTATACATATATCAGAAGTAGATTGGAAAAAAACAGGAGACTTACATAAATTATATAAAGTAGGTCAAGTAATTGAAGCAAAAATTATAGAAATTGAAAGAGAAAAGAGAAACGTAAAATTATCTATAAAAGCTTTAACAAAAAATCCTTGGGAAATAATTGCAGAGAATAATAAAGTAGGACAAGAAGTTACTGGTAAAGTAACAAGAATAGTTAATTACGGAGCTTTTGTTGAATTAATTCCAGGTGTAGAAGGATTAATTCATAGTTCAGATTTCTCATGGACAAGTAAGAAAGTAAACGTTAACAACTTTGTTAAATTAGGTGATGAGGTTAAAGTTGTAATTACAGAGCTAAACCCACAAGAAAGAAAATTGAAACTTGGAATAAAGCAATTAAGTTCAAATCCTTGGGAAAATGCAGCTGAAAAATTTGCTGTAGGAAAAACAGTGGAAGGAACTGTTGTTGAAGTAAAACCTTTTGGTATATTTGTACAAGTAGAAGAGGGAGTAGATGGATTTATTCATAATTCAGACTTTGCATGGGTTGGATCTAAGAAATATTCAAAAGGAGATAAAGTTGAATTTAAAGTTGTTGAATTAAACTTAGAAGATCAAAAAATCAAGGGAAGTATAAAAGATTTAACAAAAAATCCTTGGGATATCGCTTTAGAAAATTATAAAGTTGGAAATAGAGTTGAAAAAGAAATAAAAAATATCCAAGATTTTGGAATGTTTGTTAAGTTAGGAGAGGGAGTAGATGGATTTATTCCTACTCAATTGGCTTCAAAAGACTTTATAAAAAGTTTAAAAGATTCTTTTAAAGTAGGTCAAATGGTTTTAGCAGAAATTGTTGAAATAGATACTGAAAAGAAAAGAATAAAACTTTCTATAAAAAAAGTTCAATTAGAAAAAGAAAAAAATGAAAATAAAGAGTTAATAGAAAAGTATGGAACTTCTTCAAGCGAAGAGTAA
- the grpE gene encoding nucleotide exchange factor GrpE, translated as MTDKDIKEEIVEEITNDTEVKNENICEQTSQEEIEKLKTEVEDWKNSYLRKQAEFQNFTKRKEKEFEDLKAFASEKIVVKVLDIIDNLERAITASAETKDFDSLVKGVELTLSQMKSTVTSEGVEAIETENATFDPHLHMAVAVEDSADFANDEIIAEFQKGYKMKGKVIRPSMVKVCKK; from the coding sequence ATGACTGATAAAGATATAAAAGAAGAGATTGTTGAAGAAATAACAAATGACACTGAAGTGAAAAATGAAAATATATGTGAGCAAACTTCTCAAGAAGAAATAGAAAAATTAAAAACTGAAGTTGAAGATTGGAAAAATTCTTACTTAAGAAAGCAAGCAGAATTTCAAAACTTCACAAAAAGAAAAGAAAAAGAATTTGAAGACTTAAAAGCTTTTGCTTCTGAAAAAATAGTAGTAAAAGTTTTAGATATAATAGATAACTTAGAAAGAGCTATAACAGCTTCAGCTGAAACAAAAGATTTTGATTCTCTTGTTAAAGGTGTTGAGTTAACTCTTTCTCAAATGAAAAGCACTGTTACTAGCGAAGGTGTAGAAGCAATCGAAACAGAAAATGCTACTTTCGATCCTCATCTACATATGGCAGTAGCTGTAGAAGATTCAGCTGATTTTGCTAATGATGAAATCATTGCCGAGTTTCAAAAAGGTTATAAAATGAAGGGGAAGGTTATCAGACCCTCAATGGTTAAAGTTTGTAAAAAATAA
- the rpmI gene encoding 50S ribosomal protein L35 yields MPKMKTHRGARKRIKVTGTGKFVVKKPGKSHILTKKSRKRKNRLKKDTVITSTLEKHLKGLLPYGVGR; encoded by the coding sequence ATGCCAAAAATGAAAACTCATAGAGGTGCTAGAAAAAGAATTAAAGTTACTGGAACAGGGAAATTCGTTGTTAAGAAGCCAGGAAAGAGCCACATCTTAACAAAGAAGTCAAGAAAGAGAAAGAATAGATTAAAGAAGGATACAGTAATCACTTCAACATTAGAGAAGCACTTAAAAGGATTATTACCATACGGAGTAGGAAGATAA
- the hrcA gene encoding heat-inducible transcriptional repressor HrcA, which yields MVVSDREKLVLSAIIDFYLLSGETIGSRTLVKKYNIDLSSATIRNVMSDLEDMGFIVKTHTSSGRIPTDKGYKFYLEELLKVEKLSREEQARINSVYEIKMRELDSVLKKTSMLLSKLTNYVGIVIEPTHKKEKIKKVELVHIDDYMAMAVIVMENKSVRTKKIFFDEVCTQDELFKLSQEINREIRNNFIESHEIEKIIDFVYGEVEGKLFLENSSEIFKDKQVNEISDVLDIFSKREKIKELFEEAIKSKPFNEGEVNVIFGEELAVKGLEDYSFVYSVYNMDNSPGIIGVMGPKRMSYSKTMGLIQHVTKEVNKVIKEIGNEGDHND from the coding sequence ATGGTTGTCAGCGATAGAGAAAAGCTTGTTCTTAGTGCCATTATTGATTTTTACCTTCTTTCTGGAGAAACAATAGGTTCTAGAACTCTTGTTAAAAAGTATAATATCGATCTATCTTCTGCAACAATAAGAAATGTAATGTCTGATTTAGAAGACATGGGTTTCATTGTAAAAACTCATACGTCTTCTGGAAGAATACCCACAGATAAAGGTTACAAATTTTATTTAGAAGAGCTTTTAAAAGTAGAAAAGCTTTCAAGAGAAGAACAAGCACGAATAAATTCTGTTTATGAGATTAAAATGAGGGAGCTTGATTCTGTTTTGAAGAAAACTTCTATGCTTTTATCTAAATTAACTAATTATGTTGGAATAGTTATAGAACCAACTCACAAAAAAGAAAAAATAAAAAAAGTTGAGTTAGTTCATATTGATGACTATATGGCTATGGCTGTTATAGTTATGGAAAATAAAAGTGTTCGTACTAAGAAGATTTTCTTTGATGAGGTGTGCACTCAAGATGAGCTTTTTAAACTTTCACAAGAAATCAATAGAGAGATTAGAAATAATTTCATTGAATCTCACGAGATTGAAAAGATAATTGATTTTGTTTACGGTGAGGTAGAAGGAAAACTTTTTTTAGAAAATTCCTCTGAAATTTTCAAAGATAAACAAGTTAACGAAATTAGTGATGTTTTAGATATTTTTTCAAAAAGAGAAAAAATTAAAGAGCTTTTTGAAGAAGCTATAAAATCAAAACCTTTCAATGAAGGTGAGGTTAATGTTATCTTCGGTGAAGAGCTTGCTGTTAAAGGTTTAGAAGATTACAGCTTTGTTTATTCTGTTTACAATATGGATAATTCACCAGGTATAATTGGTGTAATGGGTCCTAAAAGAATGTCTTATTCAAAAACAATGGGATTAATACAACATGTTACTAAAGAGGTTAACAAAGTTATAAAAGAAATTGGTAATGAAGGAGATCATAATGACTGA
- the infC gene encoding translation initiation factor IF-3 yields MSIISDKVRINEKIRGRELRIISETGEQLGIMSSAEALELAMQKELDLVEISPNAAPPVCKIMDYGKYKYEQTRKAKEAKKNQKQVIVKEVKFRARIDQHDMDTKIAQVKKFLEKDNKVKITLVQYGRERMYADQGIEMLDQISERFVEVADVDKKYNDKQKYLILSPKK; encoded by the coding sequence GTGTCTATTATTTCGGACAAAGTTAGAATTAATGAGAAGATAAGAGGTAGAGAGTTAAGAATTATCTCTGAAACTGGGGAACAATTAGGGATTATGTCATCTGCAGAAGCTTTAGAATTAGCTATGCAAAAAGAATTAGATTTAGTTGAAATATCTCCAAATGCTGCGCCGCCAGTATGTAAAATAATGGATTATGGAAAGTATAAATACGAGCAGACTAGAAAAGCTAAAGAAGCTAAGAAAAACCAAAAACAAGTAATTGTTAAAGAGGTTAAGTTCAGAGCTAGAATAGATCAGCACGATATGGATACAAAAATAGCTCAAGTTAAAAAGTTTTTAGAAAAAGATAATAAAGTAAAGATAACTCTTGTTCAGTACGGAAGAGAAAGAATGTACGCTGATCAAGGAATTGAAATGTTAGATCAAATATCTGAAAGATTTGTTGAAGTCGCAGATGTTGATAAAAAATATAATGATAAGCAAAAATATTTGATCTTATCGCCAAAAAAATAG
- the dnaK gene encoding molecular chaperone DnaK, which produces MAKIIGIDLGTTNSCVAVMEGGSTTVIPNAEGARTTPSVVNIKDNGEIIVGEIAKRQAITNPTSTILSIKTHMGSDYKVNIHGKQYTPQEISAMILKKLKSDAESYLGEKVTEAVITVPAYFTDAQRQATKDAGVIAGLDVKRIINEPTAAALAYGLEKAGKEEKVLVFDLGGGTFDVSILEIADGVIEVISTSGNNHLGGDNFDDVVIKYLVEEFKKENGIDLANDKMAYQRLKDAAEKAKKELSTLMEAHISLPFITMDATGPKHLDVKLTRAKFNDLTKDLVEATQVPTKDALKAAGLNPSEIDEILLVGGSTRIPAVQEWVESYFGKKPNRGINPDEVVAEGAAIQGGVLMGDVKDVLLLDVTPLSLGIETLGGVFTKIIERNTTIPVKKSQVFSTAVDNQPAVTINVLQGERAKAADNHKLGEFNLEGIPAAPRGVPQIEVTFDIDANGIVHVSAKDLGTGKESTVTISGSTNLSSDEIERMKKDAEANEAEDKKFKELVETRNKADMLIASTEKSVKDYAEKVTEDEKKAIETAIEELKQVKDGEDKDAIEAAIEKLSQAAHKLAEEIYKDAQAKQQGGAAPENNANDDVADAEIVD; this is translated from the coding sequence ATGGCAAAAATTATAGGAATTGACTTAGGAACTACTAACTCATGTGTTGCAGTAATGGAAGGGGGATCAACAACTGTTATCCCTAACGCAGAAGGAGCTAGAACTACACCATCAGTTGTAAACATAAAAGATAACGGAGAAATTATTGTTGGAGAGATTGCTAAGAGACAAGCGATTACAAACCCTACATCAACTATTCTTTCAATCAAAACTCATATGGGAAGCGATTATAAGGTTAATATTCATGGAAAACAATATACTCCTCAAGAAATTTCAGCTATGATATTAAAAAAATTAAAATCTGATGCTGAATCATACTTAGGAGAAAAAGTAACTGAAGCAGTTATAACTGTTCCTGCTTACTTTACAGACGCTCAGAGACAAGCTACTAAAGATGCTGGTGTTATCGCTGGTTTAGATGTTAAAAGAATCATAAACGAACCTACTGCTGCTGCACTTGCATATGGTCTTGAAAAGGCTGGAAAAGAAGAGAAAGTTCTAGTATTCGACCTTGGTGGAGGAACATTTGACGTTTCTATTCTTGAGATTGCAGATGGTGTTATTGAAGTTATTTCAACTTCAGGTAACAATCATCTTGGAGGAGACAACTTCGACGATGTTGTTATCAAATATTTAGTTGAAGAGTTTAAAAAAGAAAATGGAATTGATTTAGCTAACGATAAAATGGCATACCAAAGACTTAAAGATGCTGCTGAGAAAGCTAAAAAAGAGTTATCTACTTTAATGGAAGCTCATATTTCTTTACCATTTATAACTATGGATGCAACTGGACCAAAACACTTAGATGTTAAATTAACTAGAGCTAAATTTAATGATTTAACTAAAGATTTAGTTGAAGCTACTCAAGTACCTACTAAAGATGCTTTAAAAGCTGCTGGATTAAACCCTTCTGAAATCGATGAGATTTTATTAGTTGGAGGATCTACAAGAATTCCTGCTGTTCAAGAGTGGGTTGAATCTTACTTCGGTAAAAAACCAAATAGAGGTATAAACCCAGATGAGGTTGTTGCTGAAGGAGCTGCTATTCAAGGTGGAGTTTTAATGGGAGACGTTAAAGATGTTTTACTTCTTGATGTAACTCCATTATCATTAGGAATCGAAACTTTAGGTGGAGTATTCACTAAAATCATCGAAAGAAACACTACTATCCCTGTAAAGAAATCACAAGTATTCTCAACTGCAGTTGACAATCAACCTGCTGTTACTATAAACGTATTACAAGGAGAAAGAGCTAAAGCTGCTGATAACCATAAATTAGGAGAATTTAACCTAGAAGGAATCCCAGCTGCTCCAAGAGGTGTTCCTCAAATTGAAGTTACTTTCGACATAGATGCTAATGGAATAGTTCATGTTTCTGCTAAAGATTTAGGAACAGGAAAAGAAAGTACTGTAACTATTTCAGGATCTACTAACTTATCATCAGATGAGATAGAAAGAATGAAAAAAGATGCTGAAGCTAATGAAGCTGAAGATAAAAAATTCAAAGAATTAGTTGAAACAAGAAACAAAGCTGATATGTTAATCGCTTCTACTGAAAAATCAGTAAAAGATTACGCTGAAAAAGTTACTGAAGATGAGAAAAAAGCTATTGAAACTGCTATAGAGGAACTTAAGCAAGTTAAAGATGGAGAAGATAAAGATGCTATTGAAGCTGCTATCGAGAAATTATCTCAAGCTGCACATAAATTA
- the ptsP gene encoding phosphoenolpyruvate--protein phosphotransferase — protein sequence MGVIIGKSIFPGIVIGQPYIERKKKLDIENYKIASSKIDEEIKRFLESVQKAKNDIKQIKSNLEGKISKEDLQILTVHIMMLDDPQFINDIKKGIKKEENNAEAVVKKVSNKYIEMFEKIADPIYKQRALDIKDISERIIMNLTHEENAYLNLNGKILVIRELLPSELLKMYYSGVNLSGIIMEYMGETSHTAILTKALEIPTLMGGNDIFSVDWGDQIILDTTKIEGKVVTNPDIKTLNKFEEEKNRYKNKIKEINESIDKETITLDGERVCLYLNIGARLDITQVSRKRPDGIGLLRTELIYMDAIEFPDEDKQKKIYENIAREFDQSHLNKPIVIRTLDIGADKKLSYYKMVDEENPSLGCRGMRLTLSDKDLFKNQIKGILRAAKHHNIKMMYPMITNLREIQEARELVDQCKAELLQEGKEFKEDIEIGMMVEVPSNVMLADIFIDHVDFFSIGTNDLTQYILATDRYSPIAEKLYDSYDPAVMRAIEIVTNAGIKKNKKVSVCGEMAGEELAAIALLSFGVRDLSMIPAYIPKIRNLVRKIKISELKIIKENILKSKDSQEVKNILSEYLEKIEGRN from the coding sequence ATGGGAGTAATTATAGGTAAAAGTATTTTCCCAGGAATAGTTATAGGTCAACCCTATATAGAAAGAAAGAAAAAATTAGATATTGAAAACTATAAAATAGCCTCAAGTAAAATAGATGAAGAAATTAAAAGATTTTTAGAAAGTGTTCAAAAAGCTAAAAATGACATTAAGCAAATAAAAAGCAATTTAGAAGGAAAAATAAGTAAAGAAGATTTACAAATTTTAACAGTTCATATAATGATGTTAGATGATCCTCAATTTATTAATGATATAAAAAAGGGTATAAAAAAAGAAGAAAATAATGCAGAAGCTGTTGTAAAAAAAGTTTCTAACAAATATATAGAAATGTTTGAAAAAATTGCAGATCCAATATATAAACAAAGAGCTTTAGATATAAAAGATATCAGTGAAAGAATTATAATGAATTTAACTCACGAAGAAAATGCATATTTAAATCTTAATGGGAAAATTTTAGTAATCAGAGAACTTTTACCATCAGAGCTTTTAAAAATGTATTATAGTGGTGTGAATTTAAGTGGAATAATAATGGAGTACATGGGAGAAACTTCTCATACAGCTATTTTAACAAAAGCACTTGAAATTCCAACTTTAATGGGTGGAAATGATATTTTTTCAGTTGATTGGGGAGATCAAATAATATTGGATACAACAAAAATAGAGGGGAAAGTTGTAACTAATCCAGATATTAAAACACTAAATAAATTTGAAGAAGAAAAGAATAGATATAAAAATAAAATAAAAGAAATAAATGAATCTATAGATAAAGAAACTATAACTTTAGATGGTGAAAGAGTTTGTTTGTACTTAAATATTGGAGCTAGATTAGATATAACTCAAGTAAGCAGGAAAAGACCTGATGGAATAGGACTTTTAAGAACAGAATTAATATATATGGATGCTATTGAGTTTCCTGATGAAGATAAGCAAAAAAAAATCTATGAAAATATAGCTAGAGAGTTTGATCAAAGTCATTTAAATAAACCAATAGTAATAAGAACTTTAGATATCGGTGCAGATAAAAAATTATCTTACTATAAAATGGTTGATGAAGAAAATCCATCATTAGGTTGTAGAGGGATGCGTTTAACTTTATCTGATAAAGATTTATTTAAAAATCAAATTAAAGGAATCTTAAGAGCAGCAAAACATCATAATATAAAAATGATGTATCCAATGATAACTAACTTAAGAGAAATACAAGAAGCTAGAGAATTAGTTGATCAATGTAAAGCTGAACTTTTACAAGAAGGAAAAGAATTTAAAGAAGATATTGAAATTGGAATGATGGTAGAGGTACCTTCAAATGTTATGTTAGCAGATATATTTATAGATCATGTAGATTTCTTTTCAATAGGTACAAATGATTTAACGCAATATATATTAGCAACAGATAGATATAGTCCAATAGCAGAAAAATTGTACGATAGTTATGATCCTGCAGTTATGCGAGCAATTGAAATAGTAACAAATGCAGGAATAAAAAAGAATAAAAAAGTTTCAGTTTGTGGTGAAATGGCTGGAGAGGAATTAGCTGCAATAGCTCTTTTGAGTTTTGGAGTGAGAGATTTAAGTATGATACCAGCATATATTCCTAAAATTAGAAATTTAGTTAGAAAAATAAAAATATCAGAATTAAAAATTATAAAAGAAAATATATTAAAATCTAAAGATTCACAAGAAGTTAAAAATATACTGAGTGAATATTTAGAAAAAATTGAAGGGAGAAATTAA
- the rplT gene encoding 50S ribosomal protein L20 has translation MRVKTGIVRRRRHKKVLKAAKGFRGASGDVFKQAKQAVMRAEAFSTRDRKVRKRKMRQLWIIRINAAARINGLTYSTLMNGLKRAGIELDRKVLADIALNNAAEFAKLAETAKAAL, from the coding sequence ATGAGAGTTAAGACTGGAATAGTTAGAAGAAGAAGACATAAAAAAGTTTTAAAAGCTGCTAAAGGATTTAGAGGTGCGTCAGGTGACGTGTTCAAGCAAGCTAAACAAGCTGTAATGAGAGCAGAGGCTTTCTCAACAAGAGATAGAAAAGTTAGAAAGAGAAAGATGAGACAATTATGGATCATCAGAATCAATGCTGCAGCTAGAATCAACGGATTAACTTACTCAACTTTAATGAACGGATTAAAGAGAGCAGGAATCGAGTTAGATAGAAAAGTTTTAGCAGATATCGCTTTAAACAATGCAGCAGAGTTTGCTAAATTAGCAGAAACTGCAAAAGCAGCATTATAA
- a CDS encoding HPr family phosphocarrier protein, producing the protein MKRVEVTIKNKAGLHARPSSLFVQTASKYDSDINVIFEDEVINGKSIMGLMLLAAEQGRVLTLECDGADEDEMIADLIDLIEVKKFNEE; encoded by the coding sequence ATGAAAAGAGTGGAAGTTACAATAAAAAATAAAGCTGGATTACATGCAAGACCATCTTCATTATTTGTTCAAACAGCAAGTAAATATGATTCAGATATAAATGTTATATTTGAAGACGAAGTTATAAATGGAAAAAGTATAATGGGATTAATGCTTTTAGCTGCTGAGCAAGGTAGAGTTTTAACTTTAGAGTGTGATGGAGCCGATGAAGATGAAATGATTGCAGATTTAATTGATCTAATAGAAGTGAAAAAGTTTAACGAGGAGTAA